CCACCAGGTAATCGGGGCCCAGCTTCTCCTGCACCAGCTTTTTCAGATCGAGGCCGTGATAGAGCAGGGGCGAGCCCCGGTCCGTCCAGAGCTGCTGGTATATTTTGGCTGATTTGGGGGCCCGCAAGGGTACCACCAGGCCCTGAAACAGCGGGTAACGCACGGCGGCCGGCATATCAATGACGCGGGCATCCGTCAGAAATTCGTTGAGGTAGCGGCGCACGTCGCTGGTCTGGGGCGAGTCGGGCGTGCCAAGGTTCACGAGCAGGACGCCGATGCGGCCTTTGGAAGAAGCAGGGGTAGAGGACATAGAAACCGTAATGCCGAAAGAAGTAAGCAGGCAAGTCGTCAGAGCGTGTCAGAGGAGCCAGCCAGGGGGAAGAACTGCAAAGGTCGTATAACCGTTGCCGAACTAAAACTGACTTCCGTCATCTTTCAATTTGGGGTACAGACAATCTGGCCACCCCCGATGTTTTAATAACCGGCGGCCGGGCGGGGTAAAAGTCGTACCTTTGCGGGCCAAATTTCAGAGTCTGAAATGAATACCACCCCTACTCCACACCGCGCTGGCTTCGTGAGCATTATCGGCAAACCCAACGTGGGCAAGTCGACGCTGATGAACGCGCTGGTAGGTGAGCGGCTGAGCATCGTCACGAGCAAAGCCCAAACCACCCGCCACCGTATCCTCGGCATCCTCAACGGCGACGATTTCCAGCTGATCTACTCCGATACGCCCGGCATCATTCAGCCCAAATATGAGCTGCACAACGCCATGATGTCGTTTGTGTACTCTTCTCTGGAAGATGCTGACGTGGTGCTGTTTGTAACGGATATCTACGAAAAGCACGACGAAGAACCCATTGTGGAGCGCCTGCGCAAGATGCAGGACGTTACCATTATGGTGCTCGTCAATAAAATAGACCAGGCCGACCAGGCCGATGTGGAAGCCAAGCTGGCCTACTGGCACGAGCAGCTACCCAACGCCGCCGAGGTGCTGCCCATCTCCGCCCTGAATGCCTTCGGGACCGAACGGGTGCTGGAGCTTGTGCTGGAAAAGCTGCCGGTGCACCCGCCGTATTATCCCAAAGATGAACTAACCGACAAGCCCGAGCGGTTTTTTGCCGCCGAGATGATTCGGGAGAAAATCTTTAAGCTCTACAAAAAAGAGGTGCCTTACAGCTGTGAGGTCACTATTGATGAGTTTAAAGAAGAAGAAGACATCATCCGGATGCGCTCCACTATTTATGTGGAGCGGGCCAGCCAGAAAGGCATTGTCATTGGCCAGAAAGGCGAGGCGCTAAAGAAAGTAGGCACCTGGGCCCGCGAGGAAATGGAGAAATTCTTTCTGAAGAAAGTGTTCCTCGAAATCCACGTGAAAGTCAACGAAAACTGGCGCGCCGACCCCAAAG
The Hymenobacter sp. DG25B genome window above contains:
- the era gene encoding GTPase Era, which gives rise to MNTTPTPHRAGFVSIIGKPNVGKSTLMNALVGERLSIVTSKAQTTRHRILGILNGDDFQLIYSDTPGIIQPKYELHNAMMSFVYSSLEDADVVLFVTDIYEKHDEEPIVERLRKMQDVTIMVLVNKIDQADQADVEAKLAYWHEQLPNAAEVLPISALNAFGTERVLELVLEKLPVHPPYYPKDELTDKPERFFAAEMIREKIFKLYKKEVPYSCEVTIDEFKEEEDIIRMRSTIYVERASQKGIVIGQKGEALKKVGTWAREEMEKFFLKKVFLEIHVKVNENWRADPKALSRFGYNQ